A region from the Chitinophaga sp. Cy-1792 genome encodes:
- a CDS encoding collagen-like protein: MKKFKNFMPYALLLSAILFVVACGKDGAVGPAGPAGADGKTGAQGPAGSQGSKGDTGTANVIYSAWLDQAFAPFTDTAANGRVDTTGWYSVIQASRLTAAMLGKCDVHVYMNVNTPTQPVIVSLPNYDYFNIGFDLRVGGIVMQSSIKASTFTYQGEKVLQYRYIIIPGAVAARGAIDWNNYEQAKAYLKLVD, from the coding sequence ATGAAAAAGTTCAAAAACTTTATGCCCTATGCCCTGCTGCTGTCTGCTATCCTGTTTGTTGTTGCCTGTGGCAAAGATGGTGCTGTAGGTCCTGCCGGCCCTGCCGGAGCAGATGGTAAAACCGGTGCACAGGGTCCTGCCGGATCTCAAGGTAGTAAAGGTGATACCGGAACTGCAAATGTTATCTATTCTGCATGGCTCGATCAGGCTTTTGCACCATTTACAGATACCGCAGCAAATGGTCGTGTAGATACCACCGGCTGGTACTCCGTAATTCAGGCATCCAGACTCACAGCAGCCATGCTGGGTAAATGCGATGTACATGTATACATGAACGTGAATACACCTACCCAACCGGTAATTGTATCACTTCCAAATTACGACTACTTCAATATTGGCTTCGACCTGCGTGTAGGCGGCATCGTTATGCAGTCCAGCATCAAGGCAAGCACTTTCACCTACCAGGGTGAAAAAGTATTGCAGTACCGTTACATCATTATCCCTGGTGCAGTTGCAGCCCGTGGTGCCATCGACTGGAATAATTATGAACAGGCTAAAGCCTACCTCAAACTTGTGGACTAA
- a CDS encoding type IX secretion system membrane protein PorP/SprF — protein sequence MKKIVFTGMLLLSMVVVSAQQLPHYTQYIMNPFIINPALAGIENYWDLRLSHRHQWAGLNGAPVTTYMTIQGPLRKSDYAQASPTGFDPEGENPRGRGYWQDYTTPPPHPGAGLTILNDQAGPINRFSITGAYAHHINLSPRTSISAGIGLGMQQISIDTRKVEFYDPNDPVLGTSGIINRWRPDVSFGLWLYSADFFIGAAAQNIVPQKVGFTNGKVAGDSVYGGKLIPHLFMTTGYRLWINDDLTVLPSVMVRMITAAPISFDVNARFMYRDRFWFGASYRIQDGVAGMFGVNINSLINIGYSYDYSTSSLNTVSKGSHEIMIGFLLGNKYGDTCPRNVW from the coding sequence ATGAAAAAGATTGTGTTTACAGGCATGCTGCTATTGAGTATGGTTGTTGTGTCTGCACAGCAGCTGCCCCACTACACGCAGTATATCATGAACCCTTTTATTATCAATCCTGCACTGGCAGGCATTGAAAATTACTGGGATCTGCGACTGAGCCACCGGCATCAATGGGCAGGCCTCAACGGCGCCCCCGTGACTACTTATATGACTATTCAGGGCCCGCTGCGTAAGTCGGACTATGCACAGGCATCGCCTACCGGCTTCGATCCGGAAGGAGAGAACCCCCGTGGCCGTGGCTACTGGCAGGATTATACCACCCCGCCACCACATCCCGGCGCCGGACTTACCATCCTCAACGACCAGGCTGGCCCTATCAACCGCTTTTCCATCACCGGTGCCTATGCACATCATATCAACCTGTCGCCACGCACCAGTATCAGCGCCGGTATAGGACTGGGTATGCAGCAGATATCCATCGATACCAGGAAAGTAGAATTCTATGATCCGAATGATCCGGTACTCGGTACCTCAGGGATTATCAACCGCTGGCGCCCGGATGTAAGTTTCGGGCTGTGGCTCTATTCCGCCGATTTCTTCATCGGCGCTGCTGCGCAGAACATCGTGCCGCAGAAAGTAGGCTTCACCAACGGTAAGGTGGCCGGGGATTCTGTCTACGGCGGAAAACTGATACCTCACCTGTTTATGACTACCGGCTACCGGTTATGGATAAACGATGACCTGACCGTACTGCCATCGGTAATGGTGCGGATGATTACTGCCGCACCAATCAGCTTTGATGTCAATGCCCGCTTTATGTACCGCGACCGCTTCTGGTTCGGGGCATCCTACAGGATACAGGATGGCGTGGCCGGTATGTTTGGGGTAAATATCAATTCCCTGATCAATATCGGTTATTCCTATGATTACTCAACATCCTCGCTGAATACCGTCAGTAAAGGATCTCATGAGATTATGATCGGATTTTTACTGGGAAATAAGTATGGAGATACCTGCCCCAGAAATGTATGGTAA
- a CDS encoding OmpA family protein: MKKIIFTTATALLMAITAQAQLAYNYLRAADDYYKKNDYNSAATYYEKYLSVKGKAIRKESYKPYVAVSATAVKPAANKVSNEQEATFRLAESYRLLHNYERATPYYASVMETSLESYPLSAYYYAVSLRALGKYELAGQVFRQFLERYKADDNFTTSANREVANLDFIIKENNRKDLHLFKMIKAPADLNTTGASYAPLWLTSGTLLFTSTRPLESAHNGTYINRIYTADYEAGETKNIQLFKLEQPGDIHQGTTAISPDGQKLYLTRWHIDHGQKIAAIWVSEKNNDTWSAPVELDSMVNIPGANAQQPFVTGDGKYLLFSSDRPGGYGAFDLWYATLDASGKPVAVANMGETINTAANEQAPFYHSTTGTLVFSSDGRVGMGGYDFFSSKGTPGNWKAPVNMGAPVNSVKDDIYFGSRSNNRNLLDDVLIGTDRDAACCLELFFLHKDRAPRQLSGSVVSCDGGQPVPGATVVIRDAAHTVLATLTTGSDGRYAFTLPEYQPLDMQANATGYTEGNGQVQTPEDPDVETAVNPVICMTPLVTPPAAVVMDNVYYDFDKASLQEASFASLDKLVQMLKEHATMEIELGAHTDSKGSDRHNQRLSEARARSVVDYLVSKGIDPARLTWKGFGASQPVAPNTLSDGSDNPEGRQLNRRTTFTVLKQ; the protein is encoded by the coding sequence ATGAAGAAAATAATTTTTACTACTGCAACAGCCCTGTTAATGGCCATCACGGCCCAGGCGCAGCTGGCATATAATTATCTGCGTGCTGCGGATGATTATTATAAAAAGAATGACTATAACTCTGCGGCTACCTATTACGAGAAATACCTCTCTGTAAAAGGAAAGGCTATCCGTAAGGAGTCCTACAAACCATATGTGGCCGTATCTGCGACGGCAGTAAAACCTGCGGCCAATAAGGTGAGCAATGAACAGGAAGCTACCTTTCGGCTGGCAGAGAGTTACAGGCTACTGCACAATTACGAAAGGGCAACGCCTTATTACGCCAGCGTAATGGAAACCAGCCTGGAAAGTTATCCGCTGTCTGCCTACTATTACGCCGTTTCATTAAGGGCGCTGGGCAAGTATGAACTGGCCGGACAGGTATTTCGCCAGTTCCTGGAGAGATATAAAGCAGATGATAACTTCACCACATCTGCCAACAGGGAAGTGGCCAACCTGGATTTTATTATTAAAGAGAATAATAGAAAAGACCTGCATCTTTTTAAGATGATCAAAGCGCCTGCCGACCTGAACACTACCGGCGCCAGCTATGCACCGCTGTGGCTGACTTCAGGAACGCTGCTGTTTACCTCCACCAGGCCTCTGGAAAGCGCACATAACGGCACTTATATTAACCGCATCTATACGGCAGACTATGAAGCCGGAGAAACGAAAAATATCCAGCTCTTTAAACTGGAACAACCAGGAGATATACATCAGGGTACTACGGCTATCTCTCCCGATGGACAAAAACTATATCTCACCCGCTGGCACATCGATCATGGGCAAAAAATCGCTGCTATCTGGGTATCAGAAAAAAATAATGATACCTGGAGCGCACCGGTTGAGTTAGATAGTATGGTAAACATACCCGGCGCAAACGCCCAGCAGCCCTTCGTTACCGGAGACGGGAAATACCTGCTGTTTTCCAGTGACAGGCCCGGTGGTTACGGCGCTTTCGATTTATGGTATGCTACCCTCGATGCCAGTGGTAAACCCGTTGCTGTCGCCAATATGGGGGAGACAATCAATACCGCAGCCAATGAACAGGCGCCTTTCTACCACAGTACCACCGGCACGCTGGTGTTTTCTTCCGATGGGAGAGTAGGGATGGGCGGATATGATTTCTTCAGCAGCAAAGGCACACCCGGTAACTGGAAAGCTCCGGTGAATATGGGTGCTCCGGTGAACTCCGTAAAAGATGATATCTATTTCGGCAGCAGAAGCAATAACCGTAATCTCCTCGATGATGTGCTGATAGGAACAGACAGGGATGCGGCCTGTTGCCTGGAATTGTTCTTCCTGCATAAAGACCGTGCACCGCGTCAGTTAAGTGGTTCCGTGGTTTCCTGCGATGGCGGACAACCTGTGCCAGGAGCTACCGTCGTTATCAGGGATGCGGCGCATACGGTGCTGGCCACCTTAACTACCGGCAGCGATGGCCGCTATGCCTTTACATTACCGGAATATCAGCCACTGGATATGCAGGCTAACGCTACCGGCTATACGGAAGGTAACGGGCAGGTACAAACGCCGGAAGATCCGGATGTGGAAACCGCTGTAAATCCTGTGATCTGCATGACGCCACTGGTGACGCCACCTGCGGCTGTTGTAATGGATAACGTATACTACGATTTCGATAAGGCTTCGTTGCAGGAAGCATCGTTTGCATCGCTGGATAAACTGGTGCAGATGCTGAAGGAACATGCCACCATGGAGATAGAGCTGGGGGCACATACAGATAGCAAGGGTAGTGATAGGCACAACCAGCGCCTCTCTGAAGCACGTGCCAGGAGCGTAGTGGATTACCTGGTCAGCAAAGGTATTGACCCTGCAAGGCTTACCTGGAAAGGCTTTGGTGCCAGTCAGCCAGTGGCGCCAAACACTCTGTCTGACGGCAGCGATAATCCGGAAGGACGCCAGCTCAACAGGAGAACCACCTTTACGGTGCTGAAGCAATAA
- a CDS encoding RNA polymerase sigma factor — MEKYNHLSDQELVRMYLAGNNPAFTALVLRHKDRIFTTIVLLVRDKALAEDFFQEVFIKIINALKSGQYTENNRFCPWVIRIAHNFCISHFRKAETRNKIFIRFNDAIGDSSHYTDFGPEQKLINTERYREIEEMLDRLPASQREALILRYYAGLNYREMAQTVGISINTALGRVRYALMNIRKQMATEEVAVC, encoded by the coding sequence ATGGAGAAATATAATCACCTTTCGGATCAGGAGTTAGTCCGAATGTATCTCGCAGGCAATAACCCGGCCTTTACTGCTTTGGTGCTAAGACATAAAGACAGGATCTTTACTACTATTGTACTGCTGGTTCGCGACAAAGCGCTCGCGGAAGACTTTTTTCAGGAGGTATTCATTAAGATTATCAATGCCCTGAAATCCGGACAGTATACGGAAAACAACCGTTTTTGTCCATGGGTGATTCGTATCGCCCACAATTTTTGTATCAGCCATTTTCGTAAGGCTGAAACCCGCAACAAGATCTTTATCCGCTTTAACGATGCAATCGGTGATAGTAGTCACTATACCGACTTTGGCCCCGAGCAGAAGCTGATAAACACAGAGCGTTACCGCGAAATAGAAGAGATGCTGGACCGGCTGCCCGCCTCTCAGCGGGAGGCGCTGATACTGCGTTACTATGCCGGGCTCAATTACAGGGAAATGGCACAAACAGTAGGTATTAGCATTAATACCGCGTTGGGTCGTGTCCGTTATGCCCTCATGAACATCAGGAAACAAATGGCTACCGAAGAAGTAGCCGTATGCTAA
- a CDS encoding PKD domain-containing protein codes for MKQIIYLIHRTIASCGRPWLVLLLLVLQFVAIKSQAQNLSNKGKEFWVGYGLHQYMEPGQANDQQMVLYLSADKPANVTVSYGPTYSKTYSIPANTVIASDLIQKAGVNDARLYSPPPAFGGTGGEGTFVNKAIHIVSDVPIVAYAHIYATASSGATMLMPVETWGYSYISVNSQQYYGNNCFSYMFAIAKENNTVIEITPAVPTRNGRLPGVPFTVTLNKGELYQLVGQLDGGPNSSKGYELTGTTIKSVANANGECFPIAVFSGSSRTAIGCGTNGSSGDNDIQQVFGYETWGKRYLTAPTAVDNNPMGRQNNIYKIVVKDPAANVYKNGVLFPKTALLRNSYYEYVSNTGDYIESDKPVLVAQYMSSAGSCNNTGGLGDPEMVYISPIEQAINSAGFYRNTMWGITVNYLALVLPKDGLKSLLVDGSNTMDYVYDHPNRAGFSIAIKRWGATTGQSRVTCDSAFVGTVYGLGSVESYAYNVGTLVNNLNAVGAIHNQYDTSKTQNDFTCTNTPVELSILMAYQPTKMVWKLSTLAGVMTPAADVTDLAPVTKGQVMVKGIPYYKYTLPGTYTFNTPGSYDITVLSTHPSIENCNNTERVGYTIEVKNTPGKKLTIDYSGCTLDTITLRGDTSIADNKKHRWYWTYPGNVKDSGQTVYKLFPAGTSNVKLLAISGDGCLADTAFDITAYPKPTASFSADVTALCAGGNVKFTDNSTFNGSKPIGQWYYSYGNTTLKDSTGLPLSQPFNTPGTTTVKHVVKVSEQCVSDTVTTQVSVYAIPVAAFSSPTACIAADGIVQFTGTPTISDNTVITTHAWNFGDAAATPANPNTAAVQSPAHTYGSAGTYTIRYSVTTDKGCTKDSVLTTKFKFKPKLSFAALTPVCQNITGTLKIDKAAVLNGVTGTGVYKGAGVDAAGNLTPANATVGTNTIWYVFNTTDGCADSISSSIVINPKPLASFAALPACLGAAVTVSPANQPGVASYNWNFGNGNTASYTNANQFAVNYTKDSTWQIALATTSNMGCISDTFKQTVTVYPLPVAGFTSPQKVCMPDGTAAFTNNSTLKGNGNLSYAWNFGEAGGTSSDKDPVYHYKNFGPVNVSLTATSDMGCANSITQLFSGFFGQPQAAFAVAPDTLCQGTDNVFTDKSTDNTSNITSWSWQFGDGTTSSTQNPTKKYTDPGEYGVQLLVENAAGCKSAPFNSTVIVYLQPVIDAGPSFTVTQGTLIHFQPTANDSVNLLFRWEPAADFPNPNSFAPQLVAMKDGEYTLTAIGKHNCSASDKLIVKVLKPVTPPTAFSPNGDGINDTWIIKNLSDYPGATVEVFNRYGAKVFSSNGYNTPWDGTSKGGMLPLGTYYYVIRLKNGFQPLTGYVAILK; via the coding sequence ATGAAACAGATCATCTACCTCATTCACCGAACCATCGCCTCCTGCGGGAGGCCATGGCTGGTGTTACTACTGTTAGTGTTGCAGTTCGTGGCCATTAAAAGCCAGGCCCAGAATCTCTCCAATAAGGGTAAGGAATTCTGGGTTGGCTACGGACTTCACCAGTACATGGAGCCAGGTCAGGCCAATGATCAGCAAATGGTGCTGTACCTGAGCGCTGATAAGCCCGCCAACGTAACCGTATCTTATGGACCTACCTACTCCAAAACCTATAGTATCCCCGCCAATACTGTGATCGCCTCCGATCTTATCCAGAAAGCGGGTGTAAACGATGCCAGGCTGTATTCACCGCCACCGGCTTTCGGTGGTACCGGTGGAGAAGGTACTTTCGTTAATAAGGCCATCCATATCGTCAGCGATGTGCCTATCGTTGCCTATGCGCATATTTATGCCACTGCCTCCTCAGGCGCTACCATGCTCATGCCCGTGGAAACATGGGGATACTCCTATATTTCTGTGAATAGCCAGCAGTACTACGGTAATAACTGCTTCTCCTACATGTTTGCTATAGCCAAAGAGAATAATACGGTGATTGAAATTACACCTGCAGTACCTACTCGTAACGGCCGCCTGCCAGGCGTACCATTTACCGTGACACTGAACAAAGGAGAGCTCTATCAGCTGGTAGGACAACTGGATGGCGGTCCTAACAGCTCCAAAGGGTATGAACTCACCGGAACCACTATTAAATCTGTTGCCAACGCCAATGGCGAATGTTTTCCGATAGCTGTATTCTCCGGCAGCAGCCGTACCGCTATCGGTTGTGGTACAAACGGATCCAGCGGTGATAACGATATCCAGCAGGTCTTTGGTTACGAAACATGGGGTAAACGCTATCTGACGGCTCCTACCGCAGTAGATAATAACCCGATGGGACGCCAGAATAATATCTATAAAATCGTTGTAAAAGATCCTGCTGCCAATGTTTATAAAAATGGGGTGCTTTTCCCTAAAACTGCCTTACTACGCAATTCTTACTATGAATATGTTAGTAATACGGGAGATTATATAGAGTCTGATAAACCGGTGCTGGTAGCCCAGTATATGTCGTCTGCAGGTTCCTGCAACAATACAGGCGGCCTTGGCGACCCGGAAATGGTATATATCAGCCCGATTGAACAGGCGATTAATTCTGCAGGGTTCTACCGGAATACCATGTGGGGTATCACGGTAAATTATCTCGCCCTGGTACTGCCTAAAGATGGACTGAAATCCTTATTGGTAGATGGCTCCAATACCATGGATTATGTCTACGACCATCCCAACCGCGCGGGATTCTCTATCGCTATCAAGCGCTGGGGCGCCACCACCGGGCAGTCGAGGGTAACCTGCGATTCCGCCTTTGTCGGAACGGTATACGGCCTGGGTTCTGTGGAAAGCTACGCCTATAACGTGGGCACACTGGTCAATAACCTCAATGCCGTAGGGGCCATACACAACCAATACGATACTTCAAAAACACAGAATGATTTTACCTGTACAAATACACCGGTAGAACTGTCGATACTGATGGCCTACCAACCTACCAAAATGGTATGGAAACTCAGCACCCTGGCAGGTGTCATGACCCCTGCCGCAGACGTTACCGACCTGGCGCCTGTTACAAAAGGACAGGTAATGGTAAAAGGTATTCCCTACTATAAATATACCCTTCCCGGCACCTACACCTTCAATACACCGGGAAGCTATGATATCACGGTATTATCTACGCACCCCAGTATTGAAAACTGTAACAATACAGAGCGCGTAGGGTATACCATCGAAGTAAAGAATACACCTGGTAAGAAGCTTACCATTGATTATTCCGGATGTACACTTGATACCATTACGTTAAGGGGAGATACCAGTATAGCAGATAATAAAAAACACCGCTGGTACTGGACCTATCCGGGTAATGTGAAAGATAGTGGTCAGACGGTTTATAAATTGTTCCCCGCAGGTACTTCAAATGTAAAACTACTGGCCATCAGTGGCGACGGATGTCTGGCAGATACCGCATTTGACATTACGGCCTATCCTAAACCCACTGCCAGCTTCAGCGCTGATGTTACAGCGCTGTGTGCTGGTGGCAATGTGAAATTTACCGATAACTCTACCTTCAACGGCAGCAAGCCAATAGGGCAGTGGTACTATAGTTACGGCAATACCACGCTGAAAGACAGTACCGGCCTGCCGCTATCACAACCATTTAACACGCCGGGTACCACTACGGTAAAACATGTGGTCAAAGTAAGTGAGCAGTGCGTCAGCGATACGGTGACAACACAGGTTAGCGTATATGCGATACCGGTAGCGGCGTTCAGCTCACCTACAGCTTGTATCGCCGCCGATGGTATCGTACAGTTTACCGGCACGCCTACCATCAGTGATAATACAGTTATCACTACACATGCCTGGAATTTCGGTGATGCAGCTGCCACACCAGCGAATCCGAATACCGCCGCAGTGCAGAGTCCTGCGCATACCTACGGCAGCGCGGGCACCTATACAATCAGGTATTCCGTTACTACCGATAAGGGCTGTACGAAAGATTCTGTACTGACGACAAAATTCAAATTCAAGCCTAAGCTGAGCTTTGCTGCACTGACACCTGTATGCCAGAACATTACAGGAACGCTGAAAATTGATAAGGCTGCTGTGCTCAACGGGGTAACAGGTACAGGCGTTTATAAAGGCGCCGGCGTAGATGCTGCCGGTAACCTGACACCTGCCAACGCCACCGTAGGCACCAATACCATCTGGTATGTATTTAATACAACGGATGGCTGTGCCGACTCCATTTCCAGCAGTATTGTCATCAATCCAAAGCCACTGGCCTCCTTTGCGGCATTGCCTGCATGCCTGGGCGCCGCAGTGACAGTTTCGCCTGCCAATCAACCGGGAGTTGCCAGCTACAACTGGAACTTCGGTAATGGTAACACCGCATCATACACCAATGCCAATCAATTCGCTGTTAATTATACCAAAGACTCCACCTGGCAGATTGCCCTGGCAACTACCAGCAACATGGGCTGTATCAGTGATACCTTCAAACAGACAGTTACCGTATATCCGTTACCGGTAGCCGGATTTACCAGTCCGCAGAAAGTATGTATGCCGGATGGTACTGCTGCCTTCACCAATAATTCTACGTTGAAAGGTAATGGTAACCTCAGCTACGCCTGGAACTTCGGCGAAGCCGGCGGGACATCTTCGGATAAGGATCCTGTCTATCATTATAAAAACTTCGGCCCGGTAAACGTATCCCTCACCGCTACTTCTGATATGGGTTGTGCCAACAGCATAACGCAGCTGTTCAGCGGGTTCTTCGGACAACCACAGGCTGCCTTTGCAGTTGCTCCCGATACTTTATGTCAGGGTACGGATAATGTTTTCACAGATAAGAGTACCGACAATACCAGCAATATAACTTCCTGGAGCTGGCAGTTTGGCGATGGTACTACCTCTTCTACCCAAAACCCGACGAAAAAATATACGGACCCCGGAGAATATGGTGTACAGCTGCTGGTAGAAAATGCGGCCGGTTGTAAATCCGCACCATTCAACAGCACGGTGATCGTATACCTGCAACCGGTGATAGATGCAGGGCCTTCGTTTACAGTTACCCAGGGTACGCTGATCCATTTTCAGCCTACGGCCAATGACTCTGTGAACCTGCTGTTCCGCTGGGAGCCGGCAGCTGATTTTCCAAACCCTAACAGCTTCGCGCCACAGCTGGTAGCCATGAAAGATGGAGAATATACGCTCACGGCTATAGGAAAACATAACTGCTCTGCCTCCGATAAGCTAATCGTGAAAGTGCTCAAGCCGGTGACACCACCAACTGCATTCTCACCAAACGGCGATGGTATCAACGATACCTGGATCATTAAAAACCTGAGCGACTATCCCGGTGCTACCGTAGAGGTGTTTAACCGCTATGGTGCAAAAGTATTCTCCAGTAACGGCTATAATACGCCATGGGATGGTACTTCCAAAGGTGGAATGCTGCCGCTGGGAACATATTACTATGTCATCCGGCTGAAGAATGGATTCCAGCCGCTGACAGGCTATGTGGCGATTCTGAAATAA
- a CDS encoding PorP/SprF family type IX secretion system membrane protein encodes MRKNFAVLFMLLSAIFAGNRLMAQTDPHFSQYYVYPSWLNPALTGAFDGDYRIAAIYRTQWGNISPFKTYGIAAEVPTNKSINLGASVLNQAAGDAGYNYTTGYISAAYTGVKLDASHYHQLTFGLQAGFMQRKFDPSKFSYGEQWNPITGYNPSNPYTDGVSRTSAGSFDAGAGVLYYDGTPGKAYNIYGGVSVMHLTKPTDQFSANGDAHIPMRFTAHAGVKLNIDDRFSVTPNVLYLQQGSASEKMLGAYAQYNAALETDVLLGLNYRIQDAFTTHVGFLHKNMMLGVSYDINTSDLSKMARGSNSFEISLTFIGRKKVRTPGVDFVCPRL; translated from the coding sequence ATGAGAAAGAATTTTGCTGTATTGTTCATGCTGTTAAGCGCCATCTTTGCCGGTAACCGGCTGATGGCGCAGACAGACCCGCACTTCTCCCAATACTACGTATATCCCTCCTGGTTAAACCCGGCATTGACAGGTGCGTTTGATGGCGACTACCGCATAGCGGCCATCTATCGTACACAATGGGGAAATATCAGTCCGTTCAAAACTTATGGTATTGCTGCTGAAGTGCCTACCAATAAAAGTATCAACCTGGGTGCCAGTGTGCTTAACCAGGCTGCCGGCGATGCGGGATACAATTATACCACCGGCTATATCAGCGCAGCCTATACCGGTGTTAAGCTGGATGCCAGCCACTATCATCAGCTGACCTTCGGGTTGCAGGCAGGCTTCATGCAACGTAAGTTTGATCCTTCCAAGTTCAGCTACGGCGAACAATGGAACCCCATCACAGGCTATAACCCTTCTAATCCATATACAGACGGCGTTTCCCGTACCAGCGCAGGTTCTTTTGATGCCGGCGCCGGTGTGCTCTACTATGACGGCACACCCGGAAAAGCCTACAATATCTACGGTGGCGTATCTGTAATGCACCTCACCAAACCTACAGATCAGTTCAGCGCCAACGGCGACGCACATATTCCCATGCGCTTTACGGCACATGCAGGTGTGAAGCTCAATATTGACGACCGTTTCTCCGTAACACCAAACGTATTGTACCTGCAGCAGGGATCGGCATCTGAGAAGATGCTGGGCGCCTATGCACAGTATAACGCAGCACTGGAAACAGATGTTCTGCTGGGCCTGAACTATCGTATACAGGATGCTTTTACTACGCATGTTGGTTTCCTGCACAAGAATATGATGCTGGGGGTGAGCTATGATATCAATACTTCTGATCTGTCGAAGATGGCCAGGGGTTCCAACAGCTTTGAAATCTCCCTCACCTTCATCGGAAGAAAGAAAGTACGTACACCGGGAGTAGATTTTGTTTGTCCACGATTGTAA